One Puniceicoccaceae bacterium DNA segment encodes these proteins:
- a CDS encoding MFS transporter yields RRVLFRSVYYLCDGDIGVGSVWKAILSMGYAFVGILAIFPTRWLALRFGKQSALAVIFVLVLIGAWFKWIIYTPGTGGAFFEHLDAWLDQIPGLATPGNFWKILIDPLFCGPIWIAINVLTPSMFADVCDADELRSGHRREGMFGAAFSWIQKSGYSLAFFGTGVALVWTGFDEQLGGAQSDQTLLSMRLVLALSTAVWALLAVVLLAFYPLSRQRMHSIRDALETRRGRIISHSGDPHLS; encoded by the coding sequence AGACGTGTGCTCTTCCGCTCTGTCTACTACCTCTGCGATGGCGACATTGGCGTCGGCTCAGTCTGGAAAGCGATTCTTTCCATGGGTTACGCATTTGTCGGCATTCTTGCGATCTTTCCCACACGCTGGCTCGCCCTGCGATTTGGCAAACAGAGTGCACTGGCCGTCATTTTTGTTCTGGTGCTCATTGGAGCCTGGTTCAAATGGATCATCTATACCCCCGGAACCGGCGGTGCATTTTTTGAACACCTTGACGCCTGGCTCGATCAGATTCCCGGCCTCGCCACTCCGGGAAACTTCTGGAAAATCCTGATCGATCCTTTGTTCTGCGGCCCCATCTGGATCGCCATCAACGTGCTCACGCCTTCCATGTTTGCCGATGTGTGCGATGCCGACGAACTACGCTCCGGACACCGCCGTGAGGGCATGTTTGGAGCAGCGTTCTCATGGATTCAGAAAAGCGGCTATTCCCTGGCGTTTTTCGGAACCGGGGTGGCTCTGGTCTGGACCGGATTTGACGAACAGCTCGGCGGTGCGCAGTCTGACCAAACCCTTCTGTCAATGCGTCTGGTTCTGGCACTTTCCACCGCAGTCTGGGCCTTGCTCGCGGTCGTACTGCTCGCATTCTACCCGCTCAGCCGACAGCGCATGCACTCGATTCGGGATGCGCTGGAAACCCGTAGAGGACGCATCATTTCGCACTCCGGAGACCCACACCTTTCCTGA
- a CDS encoding LacI family DNA-binding transcriptional regulator, producing MPNPKKTTIYDIARHTGFSPGTVSRVLNNRDKVKPATRRTILDAARELDLKPQVSVRSRQVALLSEPTFTDRIEGYAATLTAHLAFAFSRRYIGVMLPSDPVSQIPGLFLDGIVAVTYDKNLERSLQQLEQPVPVIFMDSFNPSANTLRVCSDHYRSGYLAAEHFIQHGKKRLAFFGGKGAAFAERLRGYRDAMADASVPIDEHLLVMAAQHEHQAVVTRLVRRGADSIYVPGTSFQALECMHLLTYVMGKRVPDDLAIIGGENEGISLYQHPPLTTIEEPLREMAETAADMMDRLTSGESIDTPSVMLPVKLIERNSVG from the coding sequence ATGCCAAACCCAAAAAAAACCACGATTTACGACATTGCCCGACACACCGGATTTTCTCCCGGAACCGTGAGCCGGGTGCTGAACAACCGCGACAAGGTGAAACCTGCGACCCGTCGAACAATCCTCGATGCCGCACGTGAGTTGGATCTCAAGCCACAGGTATCCGTGCGCTCCCGGCAGGTTGCCCTGTTGTCCGAACCCACGTTCACCGACCGGATCGAAGGGTACGCCGCCACACTCACCGCACACCTAGCTTTCGCATTTTCACGACGCTACATCGGAGTCATGCTGCCCTCGGATCCCGTGAGCCAGATTCCCGGTCTGTTTCTCGATGGCATTGTGGCGGTCACCTACGACAAGAATCTCGAACGCAGTCTTCAGCAGCTGGAGCAACCCGTGCCCGTCATTTTCATGGATTCCTTCAACCCATCCGCCAATACTCTGCGCGTCTGTTCCGATCACTATCGCTCCGGTTATCTTGCTGCGGAACATTTCATTCAACACGGAAAAAAACGCCTGGCATTCTTCGGAGGCAAGGGCGCAGCCTTCGCCGAACGGCTAAGAGGATACCGTGATGCAATGGCGGACGCTAGTGTTCCCATCGACGAACACCTCCTGGTCATGGCCGCACAACATGAACATCAGGCCGTCGTCACCCGGCTGGTTCGACGCGGAGCAGACAGCATCTATGTCCCCGGCACCAGTTTTCAGGCTCTGGAGTGCATGCACCTGCTCACGTATGTCATGGGCAAGCGGGTCCCGGATGACCTGGCCATTATTGGTGGGGAAAATGAGGGCATCTCACTCTACCAGCACCCTCCGCTCACCACCATTGAGGAACCCCTTCGCGAGATGGCTGAAACCGCTGCGGACATGATGGATCGTCTGACCTCTGGCGAGTCCATCGATACTCCGTCTGTCATGCTACCGGTGAAACTCATCGAGCGCAATTCGGTTGGCTGA
- a CDS encoding glycoside hydrolase family 2 TIM barrel-domain containing protein, translated as MESTLPSASTHAIPHSQAIHDAWSWRKCEPGADWQPAILPHHPETADLNGQQNWFGICEYQRELTLPCCSNRESFAIHVGGAMQHTTVYLDDQCIGRHAGGFLPFEIAIPDVFCDEKSHTLRMVLDNRHNPEIPPGKAHDQLDFCWYGGLYRSVCLKHYPGIHITDPLSIPNEAGGGVLLQTLELEGDCAQLGVRVHIQNRHAQPHVLGLRIRVCDASGKCITEHVHPFSVEGEADCVISCSLSVPGIQPWSTEHPTLYAIETSIVDSDGLALDRRTTRFGFRTVCFSRSRGLVINGTRIRPRGTNRHQDHPWVGYALPNAAQYRDALRIKNAGFDYVRLSHYPQAPAFLDACDELGILVMNCIPGWQFIGNHTFREACFQNARDLIRRDRNHACVVLWELSLNETEMDTDFISTMQHIARTEFPGGSITTCGWMKGYDVYIHARQHGRMHTWKNGDQALVISEYGDWEYYAENDGFDQRTGAQLKPSALNSRAFRSDGEAKLRQQLFNHIEALNDTLSSPAALDGQWSMFDYARGYHPVRAACGIADVFRLPKWSYFFYRSQRSLDSVWGEPVLWLATHGTPHSTQPLIALSNLDTVELYLNGALVARSEHGERERWPHLPHPPHLFDLDHLPENAVLEARGYHRSKLFATHQIRPPGAPAQLHIQLDNSPVADPLIEDAYDLIFAHISILDSVGTLCVTCNDTVELHLQGEAQLMSPNPITAEAGIASTLIRIPSSSPGFHLEAKTPLLRGVRPGTLACDLSAMGQR; from the coding sequence ATGGAATCCACACTACCATCCGCCTCAACCCACGCTATTCCGCACTCCCAGGCCATCCACGACGCCTGGAGCTGGCGCAAGTGCGAACCCGGCGCAGACTGGCAGCCCGCCATCCTGCCACACCATCCGGAAACCGCCGACTTGAATGGACAGCAAAACTGGTTTGGTATCTGTGAATATCAGCGCGAACTGACGCTGCCCTGCTGTTCAAACAGAGAATCCTTCGCAATCCATGTCGGCGGGGCCATGCAGCACACAACGGTTTACCTCGACGATCAGTGCATCGGTCGTCATGCGGGTGGGTTCTTGCCCTTCGAGATAGCGATTCCCGATGTGTTTTGCGATGAAAAATCCCATACCTTGCGAATGGTGCTGGACAATAGGCACAACCCTGAAATCCCTCCGGGCAAAGCTCATGATCAGCTCGACTTCTGCTGGTATGGCGGGTTGTACCGGTCCGTCTGTCTCAAGCACTACCCTGGCATCCACATCACCGATCCCCTTTCCATTCCCAACGAAGCCGGGGGAGGTGTGTTGCTGCAAACTCTGGAGCTTGAGGGAGACTGCGCACAGCTCGGGGTCCGGGTACACATTCAAAACCGCCATGCCCAACCCCACGTGCTTGGCCTGCGCATCCGTGTATGCGATGCAAGTGGCAAATGCATCACCGAACACGTGCATCCCTTCTCCGTTGAAGGTGAGGCCGACTGCGTGATCAGTTGCAGTCTATCCGTACCGGGCATTCAGCCTTGGTCCACAGAACATCCTACACTGTACGCGATAGAAACCAGCATCGTCGATTCCGATGGACTCGCGCTGGATCGGCGCACCACACGCTTTGGGTTTCGCACGGTCTGCTTTTCCCGCAGCCGGGGTCTCGTGATCAACGGAACCCGCATCCGTCCCAGGGGTACCAACCGTCATCAGGATCATCCCTGGGTCGGCTACGCGCTTCCCAATGCCGCCCAGTACCGCGACGCACTTCGCATCAAAAACGCCGGATTCGACTACGTGCGTCTTTCCCATTATCCGCAGGCACCTGCATTCCTCGATGCCTGTGACGAACTGGGCATTCTCGTGATGAACTGTATTCCAGGCTGGCAATTCATCGGCAACCACACTTTCCGCGAGGCCTGTTTCCAGAACGCCCGCGACTTGATCCGGCGCGACCGCAACCACGCTTGCGTGGTGCTCTGGGAACTGTCCCTCAATGAAACCGAAATGGATACTGACTTCATTTCCACCATGCAGCACATCGCGCGCACCGAGTTCCCGGGCGGTTCCATCACAACCTGCGGCTGGATGAAGGGCTACGATGTCTACATCCACGCACGGCAGCATGGGCGCATGCACACGTGGAAAAATGGGGACCAAGCCCTGGTCATTTCCGAATACGGCGACTGGGAATACTATGCTGAGAATGATGGGTTTGACCAGAGAACGGGTGCCCAGCTCAAACCTAGCGCACTCAATTCACGAGCGTTTCGCTCTGATGGTGAAGCCAAGCTGAGACAGCAGCTCTTCAACCACATTGAAGCCCTCAACGACACCCTCAGTTCACCCGCCGCACTGGACGGACAATGGTCCATGTTTGACTATGCGCGCGGCTATCATCCGGTCCGCGCCGCGTGTGGCATCGCCGATGTGTTCCGTCTGCCCAAGTGGTCCTATTTTTTCTACCGTAGCCAGCGCAGCCTCGATTCTGTGTGGGGTGAACCCGTGTTATGGCTCGCTACCCACGGCACACCGCACAGCACCCAGCCGCTCATCGCCCTGAGCAATCTCGATACCGTTGAGCTGTATCTCAACGGTGCCCTTGTCGCACGATCCGAGCATGGAGAACGGGAACGCTGGCCCCACCTGCCCCATCCCCCACACCTGTTCGATCTCGACCACCTGCCCGAGAATGCAGTGCTCGAAGCCAGGGGCTATCATCGGAGCAAGCTCTTCGCCACGCATCAAATCCGCCCACCAGGGGCACCCGCCCAGCTGCACATCCAACTCGACAATAGCCCGGTAGCTGATCCCCTTATAGAGGATGCCTACGACCTCATTTTTGCCCACATATCAATCCTCGACTCCGTTGGCACGCTCTGTGTCACGTGTAACGACACTGTCGAGCTGCACCTACAGGGGGAGGCCCAACTGATGAGTCCAAACCCGATCACCGCAGAGGCTGGTATCGCATCCACCCTGATCCGCATCCCATCCAGCAGTCCAGGATTCCATCTTGAAGCAAAAACTCCGCTGCTTCGCGGTGTTCGACCTGGCACACTTGCGTGCGATCTGAGCGCCATGGGGCAGCGATGA
- a CDS encoding MarR family transcriptional regulator, with protein sequence MRAAKRLCAKSAREEVLQLPMALREAYLCMHRATNELLKPVGITADQYVCLLILKQHGTLIQNAIVKHANSDPNTVKAMLQLLEQRGLVMREVDPSDRRARRVSLTDKGAKAANTASERLSGIHDHVTQQFSAQEAQQMKEYLQRYAAMMSIPAS encoded by the coding sequence ATGAGAGCAGCAAAGCGACTCTGCGCAAAGTCTGCGCGTGAGGAAGTACTGCAACTTCCCATGGCGTTGCGAGAGGCCTATCTCTGCATGCATCGGGCAACCAACGAGTTGCTGAAACCCGTCGGCATCACTGCAGATCAGTATGTGTGCCTGCTGATTCTTAAACAGCACGGAACGCTGATCCAGAATGCGATCGTGAAACATGCCAACTCCGACCCCAATACTGTGAAAGCCATGCTACAGCTTCTGGAACAGCGGGGTTTGGTGATGCGGGAGGTGGATCCAAGCGACCGACGGGCGAGGAGGGTATCGCTCACAGACAAAGGCGCGAAAGCGGCCAACACTGCTTCCGAACGGTTGAGCGGCATTCACGACCATGTGACGCAACAATTTTCTGCGCAAGAGGCGCAACAGATGAAAGAGTACCTGCAACGGTATGCTGCAATGATGTCCATCCCTGCATCCTGA
- a CDS encoding alginate export family protein, with translation MIYSTTNSCWRNLRHVTVAVLTATCSLQAQDVPSDPIASWIETQVPAGKLILNTRLRHETADQEGLSLDSRAVTLRTRLGYQTASYAGFQVLVEGEWVEALNDSEKFNAAGRHRDARNRPIIADPEASELNRLWVSYTSPDGIQLKLGRQVLALDDHRFIGHVGWRQNQQTFDALTLTGKLGSDVSLHYSYVDKVHRIFGDHWPDRAGPIGQFNSDSHLFNLRWNNTALGTLSAFAYLVSLDEAASLSSATYGLRLSGNRAIGSQDHRLDYVLSVATQSDYKANSNEFRVYHVNASATYALPMLQMGVTYELLGSDNGIALQTPLATLHAFNGWADVFLTTPAAGLQDFSLSLSTRIPVGTGLTAKAIYHEFRSHAGSLNYGSEIDLLLSYRFTRSFSTTVKYADFDRDSIIAPASMQRLTLQCEFIY, from the coding sequence ATGATCTACTCAACGACAAACTCATGCTGGCGCAACCTTCGCCATGTCACCGTCGCGGTCTTGACCGCTACCTGCTCATTGCAGGCGCAGGATGTACCTTCCGATCCGATTGCCTCCTGGATCGAAACACAGGTTCCCGCAGGCAAACTGATCCTAAACACACGCCTGCGCCATGAAACGGCGGACCAGGAGGGGCTGTCGCTGGATTCCCGCGCCGTAACTCTTCGCACACGACTGGGTTATCAGACTGCCTCCTATGCCGGGTTTCAGGTACTGGTCGAAGGAGAATGGGTGGAAGCGCTCAATGACAGCGAAAAATTCAACGCTGCAGGCCGGCACCGCGACGCTCGCAACCGACCCATCATCGCAGATCCAGAAGCATCGGAGTTGAACCGCCTCTGGGTCTCCTACACGAGTCCGGATGGAATCCAACTCAAACTCGGTCGCCAGGTCCTCGCACTCGATGATCATCGATTCATCGGTCACGTAGGCTGGAGGCAGAACCAACAAACCTTTGACGCACTCACGCTGACCGGAAAGCTGGGCAGCGATGTTTCGCTTCACTACAGCTATGTCGATAAGGTACACCGCATTTTCGGCGATCACTGGCCCGACCGTGCGGGTCCAATTGGGCAGTTCAACTCCGACAGCCACCTGTTCAACTTACGGTGGAACAACACCGCGCTGGGGACCCTGTCTGCCTTCGCCTATCTCGTGAGTCTCGACGAAGCCGCTTCGCTGTCATCCGCGACCTATGGATTGCGACTGAGCGGAAATCGCGCCATCGGATCGCAGGACCACCGTCTGGACTACGTGCTCTCGGTCGCCACGCAGAGCGACTACAAGGCCAACTCCAATGAGTTCCGGGTCTACCACGTCAATGCAAGCGCGACTTACGCTTTACCGATGCTGCAAATGGGTGTCACATATGAACTGCTCGGAAGCGACAATGGCATCGCGTTGCAAACCCCTTTGGCCACGCTGCACGCTTTCAACGGATGGGCTGATGTCTTTCTCACAACACCCGCAGCAGGACTGCAGGATTTTTCGCTGTCCCTGTCCACTCGCATTCCTGTCGGCACTGGATTGACCGCCAAGGCGATTTACCATGAGTTTCGCTCGCATGCCGGTTCCCTCAACTATGGCAGTGAGATCGACCTTTTGCTCAGCTACCGGTTCACACGCAGTTTTTCGACAACCGTCAAATATGCGGATTTTGACCGGGACTCGATCATTGCTCCTGCCAGCATGCAACGCCTGACGCTGCAATGCGAATTCATCTATTAA
- a CDS encoding CmpA/NrtA family ABC transporter substrate-binding protein: MLLCALLLPNAVFATLLDVEKNELKLGFIKLTDCAPLVIAKEKGFFSDEGLQVEVVAQPNWKTLLDNVISGNLDGAHMLSGQPIAATIGFGTKAHIITAFTLDLNGNAITVSNSIWEQMQENDFDLDTDTPPHPITADALKPVVDEKLARGEKLQMAVVFPVSTHNYELRYWLAAAGIHPGMYTRSDISGRTHAEVELSVTPPPMMPATLEAGNIQGYCVGEPWNQQAVAKGIGVPVTTNYDIWKNNPEKVLGVSKRWADQHPNTHIAMIKALMRACKWLDETDADGQLVNREQAARILSRPDYVGADYDVIKNSMTGYFFFQKSDKRHMPDFNVFFKYHCTYPWYSDGVWFLTQMRRWGQITEPKSAEWYDQTVRDIYRPDIYLAAAKLLLEEGHIDVDDVPWDSDGYKEPTTDFIDGLRYDGRDPIGYLNSHTLGNKDL, encoded by the coding sequence ATGTTGCTCTGTGCACTCCTGCTTCCAAACGCTGTGTTCGCAACCTTGCTCGACGTTGAGAAAAACGAGCTGAAACTCGGCTTCATCAAGCTCACCGACTGCGCGCCGCTCGTCATCGCCAAAGAAAAGGGGTTCTTTTCGGACGAGGGACTGCAGGTCGAAGTAGTCGCCCAACCCAACTGGAAAACCCTGCTGGACAACGTGATCAGTGGAAATCTGGACGGCGCACACATGCTCTCCGGTCAACCCATCGCGGCGACCATCGGTTTTGGCACCAAGGCACACATCATTACCGCCTTCACGCTCGATCTCAATGGAAACGCGATCACGGTGTCCAACTCCATCTGGGAACAGATGCAGGAAAATGATTTTGATCTCGATACCGATACCCCACCCCATCCCATCACAGCCGATGCGCTGAAACCCGTCGTCGACGAAAAGCTCGCTCGCGGTGAAAAACTGCAGATGGCCGTGGTCTTTCCGGTCTCCACTCACAACTATGAACTTCGGTATTGGCTCGCTGCAGCAGGCATTCACCCGGGCATGTACACGCGCAGCGACATCAGCGGACGCACCCATGCCGAGGTCGAACTCTCCGTCACACCACCCCCCATGATGCCCGCAACGCTCGAGGCAGGCAACATTCAGGGGTACTGTGTGGGGGAACCCTGGAATCAGCAAGCCGTCGCCAAAGGCATCGGAGTGCCAGTGACCACCAACTACGACATTTGGAAAAACAATCCTGAAAAAGTGCTGGGAGTCAGCAAACGCTGGGCTGATCAACACCCCAACACCCACATCGCCATGATCAAGGCACTCATGCGGGCCTGCAAATGGCTCGACGAAACCGATGCCGATGGTCAACTCGTCAACCGAGAGCAGGCCGCACGCATCCTGAGCCGTCCGGACTACGTGGGGGCCGACTACGATGTGATCAAAAACTCGATGACCGGATACTTCTTTTTCCAGAAATCCGACAAGCGTCACATGCCGGATTTCAACGTGTTCTTCAAGTATCACTGCACCTATCCCTGGTACAGTGACGGAGTCTGGTTCCTGACTCAAATGCGGCGCTGGGGACAGATCACCGAACCCAAATCCGCCGAGTGGTATGATCAAACCGTGCGGGACATCTACCGCCCCGATATCTACCTCGCTGCGGCAAAGCTGCTGTTGGAGGAAGGTCACATCGATGTCGACGACGTGCCCTGGGATAGCGACGGATACAAGGAACCGACCACTGACTTCATCGACGGGCTGCGCTACGACGGGCGGGATCCCATCGGCTACCTGAATTCCCACACCCTCGGCAACAAAGATCTCTGA
- a CDS encoding ABC transporter permease subunit produces MSIKYKILKGIDLAGLNFLRPVILLCYREEPEEQVRQIALHILVPILAFTLFLFLWSILAPLHKTRSGEVPTPAVVWDSAKQVWQFHTRQSEQLEAYEATGAQREQMLQQARERLAEIQPLEAEARRQLKQADATMAEYLETEVQPLQAEYESLRYQFRDQQNARKAELEKLAATLTPEDRSARDTFLKQYHAHELQIESEKETLRALKSKQDAVRAKVFPERIEALRAQSAIAEEKQFLLKLVDTLENNKAQKLAEEQAQYETQLEAFYTADGEKLPQLAKSLLFTEARIQNTATSSYAKPMTLPDQVLRSIACVFAGFVIASVIAIPIGIVCGLSRVVMSALTPFIALFKPVSPIVWLPILFIIVGGFIPDPDQHWLISALAKAPLIGWMKINPAFIASALTVAMCSLWPTLVNTAFGVASIDRDHLNVARVLRLGFWSRLFKIVIPSALPLTFAGLRISLGVGWMVLIAAELLSSSEGVGKFVWDMFNNGSSQTFAQMFVVVFVVGIIGFMLDRIMIIFQRLVSFDENAPSL; encoded by the coding sequence ATGAGCATCAAATATAAAATACTGAAAGGTATCGACCTCGCCGGACTCAACTTCCTGCGACCCGTGATCCTGCTTTGTTATCGCGAAGAACCCGAAGAGCAGGTTCGCCAGATTGCGCTGCATATCCTGGTTCCCATCCTCGCCTTCACGCTCTTCCTGTTTTTGTGGAGCATTCTGGCTCCGCTTCACAAAACCAGGTCCGGGGAAGTGCCAACTCCCGCCGTCGTCTGGGATTCTGCCAAACAAGTGTGGCAGTTTCACACGCGCCAGTCTGAGCAACTCGAAGCCTACGAAGCAACAGGAGCGCAGCGGGAACAGATGCTGCAGCAAGCACGCGAACGCTTGGCTGAAATTCAGCCTCTGGAGGCCGAGGCACGTCGTCAACTGAAACAGGCGGACGCCACCATGGCAGAATACCTTGAAACGGAAGTGCAGCCTCTGCAGGCCGAATATGAATCCCTGCGCTATCAGTTCAGGGACCAGCAAAACGCGCGCAAGGCGGAATTGGAGAAACTGGCTGCGACCCTCACCCCCGAGGATCGCAGTGCCCGGGACACCTTCCTGAAGCAATACCACGCCCACGAACTGCAAATCGAATCCGAGAAGGAGACCCTGCGTGCGCTCAAATCGAAGCAGGATGCTGTCCGCGCCAAGGTATTCCCCGAACGCATCGAAGCGCTTCGCGCGCAGTCGGCGATTGCCGAGGAAAAGCAGTTTTTGCTCAAACTTGTCGATACTCTCGAAAACAACAAAGCTCAAAAACTGGCAGAGGAGCAGGCCCAATACGAAACACAACTTGAGGCATTTTACACTGCTGACGGTGAAAAACTGCCGCAACTGGCAAAGTCACTGCTGTTCACCGAAGCGCGCATCCAGAATACAGCCACATCGTCCTATGCGAAGCCCATGACCCTGCCCGATCAGGTCCTGCGAAGCATTGCCTGCGTTTTTGCGGGTTTTGTCATCGCCTCCGTCATTGCCATCCCCATCGGCATCGTCTGTGGCCTCTCCCGTGTGGTCATGTCTGCGCTCACACCGTTCATCGCGCTATTCAAACCCGTCTCACCCATTGTTTGGCTGCCGATTCTCTTCATCATCGTAGGTGGATTCATCCCGGACCCCGACCAGCACTGGCTCATCAGCGCACTGGCCAAAGCGCCCTTAATCGGATGGATGAAGATCAATCCTGCCTTTATCGCCTCCGCGCTCACGGTAGCGATGTGTTCGCTCTGGCCCACCCTCGTCAATACCGCATTTGGAGTCGCCTCCATTGACAGGGACCACCTCAATGTGGCCCGGGTACTGCGACTGGGATTCTGGAGCCGTCTATTCAAAATCGTCATCCCCTCCGCCCTGCCGCTCACCTTCGCCGGGTTGCGCATCTCGCTGGGCGTCGGCTGGATGGTGTTGATCGCGGCGGAACTGCTCTCCTCTTCCGAGGGGGTGGGCAAGTTTGTCTGGGATATGTTCAACAATGGTTCCTCACAAACCTTCGCCCAGATGTTTGTCGTCGTTTTTGTCGTGGGCATCATCGGATTTATGCTCGACCGCATCATGATCATCTTCCAGCGCCTCGTCTCCTTTGATGAAAATGCTCCGTCGCTGTAA
- a CDS encoding ABC transporter ATP-binding protein, translating to MNQPIIELYNASVAFGPESTRTEVLKQVNLKVMPNEFVAIIGFSGSGKSTLINLLSGLLTPDEGATLFKGKESTEPGPERGVMFQNYSLLPWLTVYGNIEMAVKQVFPHLKHQALQDHVMRYVQMVNLTPAIHKRPRELSGGMRQRVSLARTLAIQPDVMLLDEPLSALDALTRSKLQEEIIRIWSEDRKTVILITNDVDEALLMADRIVPLSPGPGATLLPGFDVPLARPRDRTTLNHDPAYKSLRNEITRYMAHLNLESRSTRRGVKPQMPNIRPLDLTAA from the coding sequence ATGAATCAACCCATCATCGAACTCTACAACGCAAGCGTTGCCTTTGGACCCGAGTCCACGCGCACTGAAGTGCTGAAACAGGTCAACCTAAAGGTGATGCCCAATGAGTTTGTCGCCATCATCGGATTTTCCGGCAGTGGCAAGAGCACCCTGATCAACCTGCTCTCCGGACTGCTCACTCCCGACGAGGGAGCAACGCTTTTTAAGGGCAAAGAATCCACCGAACCGGGACCCGAGCGCGGTGTGATGTTTCAGAACTACTCGCTGCTGCCTTGGTTGACTGTCTACGGAAACATTGAAATGGCCGTGAAACAGGTCTTCCCACACCTGAAACATCAGGCGCTGCAGGATCACGTCATGCGCTATGTGCAGATGGTCAACCTGACCCCGGCGATCCACAAACGTCCCCGCGAACTTTCGGGCGGCATGCGCCAGCGGGTTTCCCTTGCACGCACCCTGGCCATCCAGCCCGACGTCATGCTGCTCGACGAACCACTGAGCGCACTGGACGCACTGACCCGTTCCAAGCTGCAGGAGGAGATCATCCGTATCTGGAGTGAGGATCGCAAGACGGTGATCCTGATCACCAATGATGTCGACGAAGCGCTGCTCATGGCTGACCGCATCGTGCCGCTCAGTCCGGGTCCGGGTGCAACCCTGCTGCCCGGATTTGATGTGCCGCTGGCACGTCCGCGCGACCGTACGACGCTGAATCACGATCCCGCCTACAAGTCCCTGCGCAACGAAATCACGCGCTACATGGCACACCTGAACCTGGAGTCCAGATCTACCCGACGTGGAGTCAAACCCCAGATGCCCAACATCCGGCCACTCGACCTCACCGCAGCCTGA
- a CDS encoding ABC transporter ATP-binding protein, whose product MEIFNLVKAYPNPYGDDVKVVDGFNLHIAKGEVISIIGHSGCGKSTVLTMLAGLNAISDGGIVVDGREISGPGPDRAVVFQAPCLLPWMTAYQNVMLGVKRVFAHATAQQRDVITEYSLCAVGLQDAMHKYPNELSGGMQQRVGIARAIALKPKVLLLDEPFGRLDSLTRMELQDVMLEIIEQEQLTTLIITHDVDEAIYMCDRVCMMTNGPQAKVGDLLDVNFPRPRNRDAVMEHVRYYEYREVLLRFLDDCEHEKASRAQVQSA is encoded by the coding sequence GTGGAAATCTTCAACCTGGTAAAGGCCTACCCGAATCCCTACGGCGACGACGTCAAGGTCGTGGATGGTTTCAACCTGCACATCGCCAAGGGTGAGGTGATCTCGATCATCGGACACTCGGGCTGTGGCAAGTCCACCGTGCTGACCATGCTGGCAGGCCTGAACGCAATCTCCGATGGTGGCATTGTGGTGGATGGACGCGAAATCAGCGGTCCGGGACCCGACCGTGCGGTGGTCTTCCAGGCACCCTGTTTGCTTCCCTGGATGACTGCCTACCAAAACGTCATGCTGGGAGTGAAGCGCGTCTTTGCCCACGCCACCGCACAGCAACGCGATGTGATCACCGAATACTCACTGTGTGCTGTGGGGCTGCAGGATGCCATGCACAAATACCCGAATGAGCTTTCAGGTGGCATGCAGCAGCGCGTTGGCATTGCACGGGCAATTGCGCTCAAGCCAAAGGTGCTGCTGCTCGACGAACCCTTTGGTCGCCTCGATTCCCTGACTCGCATGGAATTGCAGGACGTGATGCTTGAAATCATCGAACAGGAACAACTCACCACCCTGATCATTACACACGATGTCGATGAGGCGATCTACATGTGTGATCGCGTCTGCATGATGACCAACGGACCTCAGGCAAAGGTAGGGGATCTGCTCGATGTCAACTTTCCGCGACCCCGCAACCGGGATGCCGTCATGGAACACGTCCGTTACTACGAATACCGCGAGGTGCTGCTGCGATTCCTGGACGATTGCGAACACGAAAAAGCCTCGCGTGCCCAAGTGCAATCCGCCTGA